Genomic DNA from Triticum dicoccoides isolate Atlit2015 ecotype Zavitan chromosome 4B, WEW_v2.0, whole genome shotgun sequence:
ATTTTAACAGCTTGCTATTTTCTTTCCGATTGTTTCGTGCCCTTGTCTATTCATATTGTTTTCTAAATTAAAGCTTTTCAAACACAACACagttccgtttcaaaaaaaaaacacaaCACAGTTTTCGATGAGCATAGATAGGGGTAGTGGGCGACTTGGGCGGCGCCGCCACCTCCTGCCgctcgccctccccctcctccccttccccgccgccgccagccagaGCCGCCGGGGCAAAGCCCCCCACGGTGGCTGGCGGCGGGGGCCTTCTCCCCTCCTCGCGTCCATGGCCTGCGGGGGCGGCCAGGCCGGGCGGAGGCGCCGGGGCGCGCGGATattggcggcgcggcggcgacgaTCTTGACGGAGGCGGGCCCGATGGCGCGGCTACAAATGGGTCGACGTCTTGCTGTGTGGCGGCTGCGTGCGGGTCTCCTCGTGGCGGCGGCcttcgccggcggcggggcggcacgTGCGCGGCATCCGGCGAGGGGTGGGCACGCGGCCACGGTGGCTTCCCGTGCGACCGGAGGTACGCGGAGAAGAGGCTGCGGCGTGTGCCCTCGGGGAGGATGGATATCCTCGCCCAGATCCATCGGCGGCATGGCGGTGGAGGTCGCGGTGGCCGGTCGGCGGCGGCAAAACAAGGCCGGCGGCAGCGGCGATGTTCTGTCCggatcccggggcggcggccctggatggTGGTGGCGGGTGAAGCTCGGGCTTCCCGCGGCGGCATGGCGTGGTGCAGTCCCTGTCCAAGGCGGATCTGTGACCGCGATCTGTTTGCAGACTGGTTCGGATCTGAGACGGTGACGAGCGCGCGGGATCCATCTCGGTGGCTCTCGCGGTTTGGCGAGGTGGGGGTGGGAGCCCTCCTCCCAGGCTCCACTGGAGGCACACTCTGGCAGTGGCAGGTGCGCCAGAACTCCTACGGTGGCACTGCTGTTGCGGttggtcgccggatctaggtggctagatctggggctttgaaggcggtcgagacggtgcacaggttgtcgggtggattccttgggacggatccgggtgaaaacctggttTTCGGTCGTtggccggagccggtgatgacgatgcccttatcatcgttcccttcatgaaggcatcatcgaggtacAAATCCCAAACCCACCCAATACCTCCGGGGAAAACCCTAGATCaattgatcggatgacggcggcattcatgtgtcgttaccccccttgggggcggcattcttggagatgcactcgggctcgagggaccagcggatggcttcttcggtggagcggtgtttcgttctacatattcatggcggcggctcttggcggcatggagcagcggaggcttggcgtcagatgtgtggtgatggacacgcgcaggaggtcgacACTATCTGGCGTCGGGCGTcggcggcagctagaccgggcaaggttgatgcagcagtacagctctgaagatggattggtggcaagtGGTTGCGGCGgcttcatacccggcaggcgtcctggttgaggaacacgccggactggtgggtgccatacccggcaggcgtcctggttgggacctcaggtcttagatgttaggtctggctgcgatgtctgtttggtattaggcccaggctatcagcgccccttcatcaattggataggtgtagcgacagttgttgcttagacggtggctttagtcttattgttgtatgacactgtaaggtcttgtgagaataattaataaagtggccgtatgcatcgtccaaatgcagaggccgggggtcctcctccttttctaaaaaaaaacaaaTAGGGGTAGTGACAGTTTTTCATGATCAGACATGATCAAATTCAAAAGGTCACTGGAGACCAGCTGCATAACTGATCAAGAGCTAAAAATTGACATCTGTTTGACTGAGGTTATGTTCAGTTGATAATCAGCTATAGCTTTGCATATACCTACAACTTACCATGTAATCtagcaaactactccctccgttccataattatTGTCGTGGTAATTTGAACTAAAAGCACGACAatgattatggaacggagggagtagtgttaCTTTCCCCGGGTAATTAATCTGGCACAACTGACAGCCCCTTTCTAAGAACTGAATATGCATAAACACCCACAACCATAAATAAACTTACCGTACAGAGCATCGCCTTTCTCAGAGTGGTCGAACTCTGTCAATGGGGTGACGATAGACTGGAGCCTCACCCGCCCTCCACGTCTGTTCTGATGGACACACACAAGAATACACCGAGCATCATCCATCAGTTTCTAGCTACCACGCACAGGACAATGGTATTAATAATTTAAAGGTCAAGGAAATCATTGATACCTGGTACTCCATAAGCATCTCCGCGTGTTCCCTCTCCTCGTCGCTCGATTCCTTAAAGAACCTGGAGAAAAGAAACAGTCGTATATCAGAATTCAGAACCAAGCTTGATCAGAATATTGTACTGGTAGCTTTGGTAATGGAAGACAGCTACAGCACTGTGCTTACTTGGCAAAGCCCTTAAGGGCAACATTGTCCCGGTCGAAGTAGGCGTAGAGGGAGTGGTACGCGTACGAGGCATTGTACTCCACACTGCAATGCCGACATACAGTATTAGTTTTCCTCTAATCAGGACCAGACGCAGGCACTATCTAGCGAGCTAAGAATGGTCAAGTAACTCAAACCAAAACCATCAGTCCTTTGTACAAATTTACAGTAAAATCTGCAGGTAGTACAAATTGCACGCAGTCGATTTATATCAGGATGATGAGGCGCATAGCGGTGGTGTAGGTTTACTCACTTGATCTGCTCGTTGATGGCGGCCTCGCATTCGTCGACGAACTTTTGCCTGGCGAGCGACTGGCCCTCGGCCTGCGGCACGAGCGAAAGCTCCCCCTTGAGCTCCTCGAACGGCTGGAACATCACACCGCTGAGGAGCACCTCCTCCTTGTTCCCCTTCCCCGCAGCCCTGCACGCCGTCGCCGTCGACGACCCTTTCGCCAACGGCGGCAGCCTCGCAGAACCGTGGGCCGGTCCTGGCGCAGAGAGCTGGCTAGCCGCGGCGACGGCGGCCGGAGACGACGCAATCCTAAGAAACATCTCGAAGAGAAGAAGATGGGGGCGAGTGTGGGGAACTGGAAGTGGGCGTGGAAGACCGAAGTGGAGGAGGAGATGGGGATAGCTCGATAGGTATAGCACTAGCTCGTAGGATATGTGGGTGGATTACACGTGGATACGTGCATCCGAATCATCTCACTTTCTATTTATGGCTGAATTCGTATTTGGTATATATAGTTTTGGGCCGGTCTAGCGGGCGGCCGGCTGCTTGCTACCCTTCGCGAGCGGCCGGCCAAAAAGGGGAAGTTTTGTTCCCAATAATCTATAAATAGTAATAATCTCTTCCCTCTAATTTAtatgctccctccgttcggaaatacttgtcgaagaaatacctaaaaataaatgtatctagaactaaaatacatctagatacattaatTCTTCCAACGAGTAttttcaaacggagggagtactaaaaaaCTAGTTTATATATTAGAAAAATATCATGTAAACAAACAAAAAACATCCATGTGAACATGTGTGAATGCAtttaatttaagtttttaaatttttaaaaagTCATAATTTTTAAACCGCGTGTCGaaattaagatccgttttcaccgttggaaCCCTCGCGACATGCTTTTCGAAACTAGATACCGCATGGATATGTTTCAATGAATTTTTTTTTGTGCAACTTAGTCTTCATTACCGTTGCATGACAGTGCAATTAAGATCCCGTTGAATGACATCCGGTTAGGTAAAACTAGCTAACAGTTGCAGTTTGAGATTGCAACAGTGCAATTAAGAGGAAAAATTTGTGTGCAATTAAGATCCCGTTGGGTGAACTGTAAAACAAGAGCAATCTCAAACTGCAACAGTGCAATTAAGAGAAAATTTTTGTGTGCAATTAAGATCTCGTTGGGTAAAACTAGCTAACAGGAACATAATTAACTTAGCCATCAGTGTGCAACTAGCTAATTGTCGATGTGCAACCTTTTTCTATAACCGTGGACATGCAGTTTTCACTAATGGCACCACCTCATACtactctaacactaaaatgtacaaTTTCATGGCACATTTTAGTCTACATCTCATGGCACAGAATATCTGATCCATCTTCCAATGCAGAGTTAATTACACGATAGTACCACAATTGGGGCGGTGGTGGCGAATTGGTACcacttttgaaaaaaaattacatGTCAATACCACGTTTGGGTCGAACCGTTGCAAATCGGGCTAAACTTCGTATTTGTATGTATTGACGCTGGAACTGACCGCCCGGGCCCGCGCGTCAGATGCCACGCTGGCGAATCGGCACGCGCCCGCTCGCTTGATAGGTgtggtccggctcgaaccggaccgGCCCGTGCTCCACTCCGTTCCTCCTCGCTCCTGCCTCCCTCCTCGCTCCTCTCTCGTCGCCCTCGTCACCGCCGGCAGCTTTGCCGGAGCGGACCACCGCCGCCCGCCATGGTTTTCAAAGACGAAAGCAGTGAGGACACGTCCAACCTGCCGTACATGCACTCGACCTCATCCACGGACGGGCTTAACCAGGCGATTTTCCTTGAGCTAggtctagggttagggtttcagatTTGGGGCTTTTTGATTTGGTTGATTTCGCTGGGTTTTGATTTGGGCATTTTGATTGTACGAGCTTCGGCAGGTCCCTTTCAGCGTTGAAGATCCAGGTTACCAGGGGCTTGAGTTGGAAACGATGTCGCCATGTGAGAAGCACGGCAAGGCATCTGAGAGGCTTGTCGCATTTGAAGGAATAGACACAGGGAGAAGGTTCCTAGCATGTGCAGAGCCGCTATGAATTCTATGCTGATAGTGGGATATTATATATAGGTTGATAGTGTCATATTATTGTTGGTTTGACAGTGCCATATTGAACATGAGTGAACATGAGTACAAGGCCTGATTATTAAGGGCATATTCACTTTTGCAACAGCAGTAGCTTGTGTAGTTCAATGACAGTGGTACTATTATTTTGCAGTGGCATTGTTCTTGCTATCATGTGAAATAATAAGTTTGGGGTTTCTACAGGTTTAATGTTGCTGTTGTGGCATTTTTATGTAGTTGAATGGAGTACTCAGTTGAATGACAGTGCTACTGTTAATTATGTTCCTGTTACTTTTGCTCCTGTTTGGAACTAAATATTGAGTGAAATGTAACTTTTATGTTGGGATGGACCTGCTGTTATGTATCTAAATGCTTGAAATATTCAGTTGAATGGATAGTATGTACTGCATATGCTTTGGCAGTTCACCAAGTTTGCAGTTTGAGATTGCTCTTGTTTTGTAGCTGATTAGCAAAATCTAGTTCAAATCTGTAGCTGAGTGGTGCTGTAATTTGTCATGTTGTTATTTAGTGGATAGGTACATCTCAATTACTAGCGTAGCTTAGTGGTGCTATTATTACCAATGTACAGTGTTATTGCTTTGCACTAGTTATTTACTTATGCTTCTGAAGTAACATGTTTATTCTTTTATCTTTTTGCCCTTTTTTGCAGGAAGGGCAGAATTGTGGGTTTGTTGAATGGGTTGACCACCAATGGCCCCCAACAATGCAAAATGCATTGTTGAAGCTATGGGCCATGGTTGAAGATAGCAAGAGTGCTAGGGTGAATGATAATCTTGAAAGTTCTTTCACTATCCACCATCGGacagaagagaagaacaagctgGAGGCCAACTATGACAAGTTAGTCCAAGATGTGCATGAGCTTATGAGCTTCCAGGAGGACAGGGTGGTGGATTTCAGATATCTGTAGGATAACCTTACATATCAGCAGCAATGCAGAAGTGAACTGGTGGCTGATATGAAGGCACATATGGTAAATAAAGATGCAGAGTCTAAGAAGCTTAAGCAGAATTATGAAGTGCTACTGAACTTGACAAGAGCACAAGCAACAGTCATCCAGAACTTGAAACTGAAGCATATTACGGACAAGCAATTGCTTAGTGAAGATAAGATGAACTTGGAGTTGAAGAATGCAGAGCTCACAAAGTctgaggagaagctcacccaaGAGAAGCTAGAGTTGAAGTTTCAGGTTGCTGATTTGCTTAAGGGAAAGGAAAAGCATGGTGAAAAGAAGGGGCAGCTAGAGCTTCGTATTGCTGAGCTGatgaaggcagaggagaagctgaaggagaagatcaaggggatCCAGGCCATCTTAGAGAAGTGAAGAAAATGAATATGAGACTAGTGGGTAATGCTGACCTTTTGGGCATGATGGTTGTGTAGTGTATGGCTCTACTAATTGTGAACTATGTCTGTGTATGTATGTAGTAGATATGCTTTTCATCCTTttgtgagaaaaggatgaactaTGCATTTAAACTCAAACTCCATTATGTATTGTGATGGACCTACTGTGTACCCTATAATATGTTGAACTCCAGTAAGTATTGTGTGTTATGTTGGCTACACTTGAAATGAtgatatatcatgcattggaagatGGATCAGATATTCTGTGCCATGAGATGTAGACTAAAAGTTATGATTTCTCTTGCAATAGGTTTTAAATTGGATTATTATGTTAGCATTGGAAGACTATTTGATGGTTATGTTAGCACTGGAATATTAGATGGTTAtgttatatcatgcattggaagccCATGTTTAGGTGGTTAAGGTGGTTCCGTCGaccaagggaagagggcacaagttcaatctcatgctcaacatcaagttgaagaaaggcctcttcccaagaagactcaagttaatgcttctcaaattgagaaatcaagtgagaagaaagtgaagagtagacgttgctacttatgtcgtgagaaaggtcacgtcgcttcttcatgcactagtggtaacttatccaacccaattattattgatgatatctattctcttggtaaggataaggttggcaatgtgtttgccaagtttgttggtactcaaagtggtgtcaagcaaagaaccatttgggtagccaaacctattgtgactaacctcttaggacccaacttggttggggaccaacaagctcaaacttgatcaataggtgttgttggagggcattggagacttggctacatcatgaagaattaaggggacttcatcattctctttgtctcaagccaagtcaattggattatcaagtttctatcttatatccaatgtgcctccttgcggtaacttgtacttaaattgtttaccttgaaagttacttgcccccttgcatgttttggttttgttccttgtatgtgtttgtatatgttgcgcttccaacttgcttatcttgagcaatcaagtatgtgtgtgttggtttgcacatcatgtacgtgtgcgtcgtgcgttgagcctttctgcttcctgtttgtatcctagttggatcgtgtgagagatcaatggaacatcccattttgggggagtgatgtgctttgtgcacctcacaatcctacaaatgtgtgtacatgaggaataccatctagtattgatattacaagattatctagtcgctaggtggtatatctctcatgagaaattcaaattctaaaaattccattgattatctcgtgttggatcctcttattgcctcttgttaagttcttattggtatcacattatgggggagtaatatgctaagtgcatattacaagcctagaaaatgtgtacatttgagatattatcacctagaattgatattgtaaattatcttgttcctaggtggcatgttagctctacaagttgcaatttgctttttgtttggagtgaaaatgtcggatatccttgctatctatcactgggaattatttccaaatacttcttgtcttttaacaattggtaatcacttatgtgtggtagaatttaattgatcatctttacattggcttttgtttatttgcctttttctcttgccaaggtttgtgtcaactcccgttgtcttccctaccacttgtggatcttgtttatttcttgttcttgtctagtgttttctagatataatgaaagtggtgatcccaccttgtgcattttgtattcaaatgcaaatcctatataatgcacaactcgtgggggagctatcctattttctttagaacactcttcttgtgatccttatcaagtgtgtttttgtggaaggcaagccatttattTTTGGTACTTTgttccatcatgaaactttgttgagagcctggtttgtttggaaccatcctctctttgggagtttgacatctttagtttagtgtgtatcaatggatatctcattccttgatgtatctttaatgatatcttccaagtgatgatttctccatttggtatccttttcacttggcatttctttgtttttggtttcgggttgaaagtcttgagcatgcatgtttacttcatgtattccatttggcatgctttctttctttgactcaatatataggggaaaccccacctagtctcaatttggatgagatgtgcatgaaattcattttcatatctatatgcacatatttatgtggagtttgtcctatgtattggtgtttctaactatttggtcccaatgagtttgggtaccgtttagtttgtgttgttcttctaggaacatttggagatgcattggatgctcggctcactcacaaggaaggtgttatcaccatgtgcatattggagtcaagctaggatgatcaatgaactactatctaccttcaattggtatctactacatccttccaatgatacctCGGTAACaaatatctattcatgctttcccctcttgcattcaaccttgtgtaggttgtatcttggcatgatattcatttcatatcttgtgatacttgtttcctttctcaaagcatcccaacgatgatctctgttgctagttgtgatgcccttgatggatgtgtgtgtggacttcatttatatacaataagaccatatctagccaagtgctatgctttcaagcaaatatcttattggtatatttatgacttccttgtggatatcttgttcctttgtgttgtaactattttgggtgtacatccttcgttgtagatatatatatcatcatgatttcgtctacatagaaccttatacacttgagagaaattacatctctagttgatatcctttctttcacgtccaccttgtctttcttatgttatttctttggtggctccgtgaaagcttgtgccttgagtgcgtgtcctctatcgttgcatcttgatgcactcttgtgtggtgaaggttattttcctcttgcttatctttacgaggtttttgccatcttaattggtatccctcgtcttgatgagcctcccctcgtctatcttcaccacgggttgtcacaagcataggttctcttttgcttattagtaagcttgtgaacccttttgccagttgtgtgtgggaatgataggccttgcaccgtgtgcctcattctttcaagactatgttgatgctttatgctcatcctaattttagtcttctcaagtgcttcgccatgactcacacacatcattttggttgagcctattcttaagttgcctcttttacatgttgctcaaccatgtgcttgttgcaagcgctaggctttgtttcctataggctcacttgcactggatgtaagtttctattgattttgggggatctatgatcctattttgtgcactttgtattcaaatacaaaaattcttatgtgtgcacaaatcatggggagcttctccagtttctttagaacactccttcgctcatatcatttattcattcatgtagcatgtaggatcattggtctagttggctcAATTGATattcgttgattgcttgcttcaattggtatcttttgattgcttgattgcttgtttctctctttcttatgtctttgtggcatatctttcttttGTGAACTTTGGGCCTAAATATAGTTTGTTTTCTTCCTAGCATTTACCATCAAacttgtgtattgcattccactctcttgttgagaaatacacaatttatggaggaccacaatttatattggccttcttagactttcgcccattttggcaatcgaggccaatgggggagaagtttcagagagttttgtgtagaagtttagagagttatctcttcttgctttggttttgttccttagcatttgcatctcattcgcatgcactattggttgttgcattgcatggtgatgcataattccttatataaactctcttgaaagtgattgtcatcaattaccaaaatgggggagattgaaagaacatgcggtgcccccatgtttggttttggtaattgatgacaatctctatggactaatggttgtcttgagttatatttgaaggatttgtccataggcttttcttgaagtccatgtgttggtttcaaggagtttatgagttgaccaaggtgatattaaggaattatccaaagattggtcatgcgagtgttgagcttattgcaagcatgtcttgaagaagaaggttgtgtgatcattcatgtttaccttcaatacatcatccaaatgaagagagttgcaaagattcaaggttgatcaagactaagtcaatagtgaatcaagttgatcaactcacaaagcatagaagatgtactgagagggatcaagtgatcccatggtatggtaagcattgtccattgcactttgtgtactaagccatggtctatgtgagagttttatgtgtggttaggtacgtatccatgggcttgcatcaagaggaagatatcatataacccatgggaaggatgacatcaagtggtgatcgtcatcaagattgccgtgtgcaagttcaagtggagcatcacgaagagatcaagtgcttgaatcttgccatccattgtggtgtcaatggacttgtgaagatgagccgaagagtggctcacccatagtggactatgggggagtaatcatctagtcttcatcaagccaacgcaatcaagaaaggtggtccaacttgagggggtCAAGATCGTCATCGTCTAGCTCAagtgaccatgtgcaaggcaaaggttttcccttgataggttttctattttacctgtctcatggtggtagttaggagaccgggttataggatcgtttgccatactatcaagggggggtctcaagttggtagcttgatcgtatcgttagtagagagctcaaaccattgcatccttgcatcttgtttcttggttcttgtttggttctctttgtgagtcttagatcttatggtcatcttgatgacaagcttgagttcatcgaaaatggagttcgcatgcgtcttctatgatgttttcggtgttggaggttttatcggtcttatccgaggaagggttctcaccattttcttatgggccttttctaatttgcttcttatttatatttctttcaagattgtgttagcgcttgtcgctagctttccaacaaacttggtttcgttgaattcggagtccgtttgcagaagttgtgtcagttttggtgttctgaaaaggctgcagcggtactaccgcggacaggAGCAGAAGtaatttttttactaccgctcttgggagcggtactaccgcttggagcagtactaccgcggctacttccacggctacttccgctcgggaccaaaaactcgtgttttctctctcgttgggctgttttgaccgtgctaagcggtagtaccgctcctccaagcggtagtaccgcttgtgcacgacctgagcacataacggttggattcgggaggtcc
This window encodes:
- the LOC119295665 gene encoding ferritin-1, chloroplastic-like yields the protein MFLRIASSPAAVAAASQLSAPGPAHGSARLPPLAKGSSTATACRAAGKGNKEEVLLSGVMFQPFEELKGELSLVPQAEGQSLARQKFVDECEAAINEQINVEYNASYAYHSLYAYFDRDNVALKGFAKFFKESSDEEREHAEMLMEYQNRRGGRVRLQSIVTPLTEFDHSEKGDALYAMELALALEKLVNEKLHNLHSVATRCNDPQLSDFVESQFLQEQVDAVKKISEYVTQLRRIGKGHGVWHFDRMLLEEEA